One Niabella beijingensis DNA window includes the following coding sequences:
- a CDS encoding insulinase family protein, producing MKKYILIAAVALTAQAAVAQKIDRTHAPKAGPAPVIKINDPATFTLPNGITVLVVENKKVPKISATYSIDAGPITEGSQAGVTELMGAMLNEGTQKQTKAQFDEAVDQMGADVSLNAAGGSVSALNRYFEKAFELFAEALQQPAFPQESFDKLKSQTITGLKAQEKDAKAIAGRVTNALLYGRTHPKGEFETEASVNALSLEDVKNAYKKYITPSRGYLVFVGDITPAKARTLAEKAFGSWKGAPLSWPELALVNNPAKTEINLVDVPNAVQSVITVTNLISLPLSNPDYFPVILANNILGGGAEARLFKNLREKRGFTYGAYSRVGNGRTQAAFSESASVRNAVTDSAVTEFLNEIKHIRTEKVSDEELKNAKALYNGQFALGTENPATIATYALNVLTNKLPKDFYRTYLQKINAVTADDILRVAKKYFNYDNTRIIVTGKAGEVKAGLLKLGYPVKEYDRFADPAASTSTAPVTGVKAEDVINHYITATGGAEEWKKITSILATGTMSIQGMNLDVTLKSMAPNLSLMQMNMGGNTVMKRVFDGKAGYSMQMGQKKELSADEVAEADENSIIPQLQYTGANYKLELLGMEKTEGKDAYKIKVTKPTGKSALEFYDVTSGLLLKQDNTVTTDGQEISQSVVTSDYKKVGQILYPSTLATTVQTPAGNQEFTISLKEVKLNEGVASDDFK from the coding sequence ATGAAAAAATATATACTGATAGCAGCCGTCGCACTTACTGCCCAAGCTGCCGTCGCACAAAAAATAGACCGGACCCATGCCCCGAAAGCCGGGCCGGCACCCGTTATTAAGATAAATGATCCGGCTACTTTTACGTTACCCAACGGCATTACGGTGCTGGTAGTGGAAAACAAAAAAGTGCCTAAAATATCAGCCACCTACTCCATCGATGCCGGCCCTATTACCGAAGGCAGCCAGGCCGGTGTAACAGAGCTGATGGGAGCCATGCTGAATGAAGGAACGCAAAAACAGACAAAGGCGCAGTTTGATGAAGCGGTGGATCAGATGGGTGCTGATGTTTCACTGAATGCAGCTGGCGGCAGTGTCTCCGCCCTGAACCGGTATTTTGAAAAAGCCTTTGAGCTCTTTGCAGAAGCGTTACAGCAACCGGCCTTCCCCCAGGAGTCCTTTGATAAATTAAAATCACAGACCATTACGGGCTTAAAGGCCCAGGAAAAGGATGCCAAGGCAATTGCAGGCCGGGTGACCAATGCGCTGTTATACGGCAGGACCCACCCGAAAGGAGAGTTTGAAACGGAAGCAAGTGTAAATGCACTTTCCCTTGAAGATGTAAAGAACGCCTATAAAAAATACATCACGCCCTCCCGTGGTTACCTGGTATTTGTAGGCGATATAACACCGGCAAAAGCCAGAACCCTTGCGGAGAAAGCATTTGGCAGCTGGAAAGGCGCACCGCTTTCCTGGCCGGAGCTTGCCCTGGTGAACAATCCTGCCAAAACAGAGATCAACCTGGTAGATGTTCCTAATGCCGTGCAATCTGTGATCACCGTTACCAACCTGATCTCATTGCCCCTGAGTAACCCCGATTATTTTCCGGTCATCCTAGCCAACAACATCCTGGGTGGTGGCGCCGAGGCCCGGCTCTTTAAAAACCTCCGCGAAAAACGCGGCTTTACCTACGGCGCTTATTCCCGTGTTGGCAACGGGCGCACACAGGCCGCCTTTTCGGAAAGTGCCTCCGTACGCAATGCCGTAACCGACAGCGCGGTTACCGAGTTCCTGAATGAGATCAAACACATCCGTACCGAGAAGGTATCGGATGAGGAACTGAAAAATGCCAAGGCGCTCTACAACGGACAGTTCGCCCTGGGTACCGAAAACCCTGCCACCATTGCCACTTACGCCCTGAATGTTCTTACCAATAAACTACCAAAAGATTTCTACCGGACCTACCTGCAAAAGATCAACGCGGTAACCGCCGACGATATCCTGCGTGTGGCCAAAAAATATTTCAATTATGACAATACCCGTATCATTGTAACAGGAAAGGCCGGTGAGGTGAAAGCGGGTCTTTTAAAACTGGGCTACCCCGTAAAGGAATACGACCGTTTTGCCGATCCTGCTGCCAGCACGTCAACAGCGCCGGTTACAGGAGTTAAAGCGGAGGATGTTATCAACCACTATATTACCGCAACCGGCGGAGCGGAAGAATGGAAAAAGATCACTTCGATCCTGGCCACCGGTACCATGAGCATCCAGGGAATGAACCTGGACGTTACATTAAAAAGCATGGCGCCGAACCTTTCACTGATGCAAATGAATATGGGCGGCAATACCGTGATGAAACGGGTGTTTGACGGTAAGGCAGGATACAGCATGCAGATGGGACAAAAAAAAGAACTGAGCGCTGATGAAGTGGCAGAAGCAGATGAGAACAGCATCATCCCGCAGCTGCAATACACCGGTGCAAACTATAAACTGGAATTGCTGGGAATGGAAAAAACAGAGGGAAAGGATGCCTACAAAATAAAAGTGACCAAACCCACGGGGAAGTCCGCACTGGAATTTTATGACGTCACCTCCGGCTTGCTGTTAAAACAGGACAACACCGTTACAACGGATGGCCAGGAGATCAGTCAGTCTGTGGTCACTTCCGATTACAAAAAGGTGGGCCAGATCCTTTATCCATCCACACTCGCCACAACCGTGCAAACACCGGCGGGCAACCAGGAATTTACGATCAGCCTGAAAGAGGTAAAACTCAATGAGGGGGTTGCCTCGGACGATTTTAAATAA
- a CDS encoding M16 family metallopeptidase, with protein sequence MKKRLMTACLTTGLLVASGAVSAQKVEFTEYKLDNGLHVILHQDKSAPVVAVSVMYHVGSKNEVKGRTGFAHFFEHLLFEGSPNIRRGEFMKYVSANGGQNNANTSFDRTFYYEVFPSNQLELGLWLESERMLHPIINDTGVNIQREVVKEERRLRYDNTPYGGLLAEVAKRLFKNTVYEWMPIGSMEDLNQAKLDEFIAFFKKNYIPGNAALVISGDIDIPKTKSLVQAYFGEVPKGTPVVQPGEMIQPLTASVVDTAYDANIQIPALLVGYRSAPLKSKEAKTFSLISSILSGGGSSRLRKKMVDEKKEALEIEAFNLSLENGGGYIVFALPNGATPLNTLLQDIDSEIKDLQTNLISEKEYQKLINQAENDFVGQNTTNLGVVNNLADAYTFQGNTNAINTELDEIKAITREDIREVARKYLGENQRLILYYLPKK encoded by the coding sequence ATGAAAAAAAGGTTGATGACTGCCTGTCTGACGACAGGATTACTGGTTGCTTCCGGCGCGGTCAGCGCGCAGAAAGTGGAATTCACGGAATACAAGCTGGACAACGGGCTCCATGTGATCCTGCACCAGGATAAGTCGGCGCCTGTTGTGGCGGTCTCGGTCATGTATCATGTCGGTTCAAAAAATGAAGTAAAGGGACGCACCGGCTTTGCCCATTTCTTTGAGCATCTTTTATTTGAAGGTTCTCCCAATATCCGGCGCGGGGAATTCATGAAATATGTGTCCGCAAACGGCGGACAAAATAATGCCAATACCTCGTTTGACCGCACATTTTATTACGAGGTATTCCCTTCGAACCAGCTGGAACTGGGACTCTGGCTGGAAAGCGAGCGCATGCTGCATCCCATCATCAATGACACCGGCGTGAATATACAACGGGAAGTGGTAAAGGAAGAACGGCGGCTGCGTTATGATAATACGCCCTATGGAGGCCTGCTGGCCGAAGTAGCCAAGCGGTTGTTCAAAAACACGGTATACGAATGGATGCCCATCGGGTCTATGGAAGACCTGAACCAGGCGAAGCTGGATGAATTCATTGCCTTCTTCAAAAAGAACTATATTCCCGGCAATGCGGCGCTGGTCATTTCCGGCGATATCGACATTCCAAAAACCAAAAGTCTTGTGCAGGCTTATTTCGGAGAAGTTCCCAAAGGCACACCGGTGGTGCAGCCGGGTGAAATGATCCAGCCACTGACAGCTTCTGTTGTCGATACAGCCTACGACGCCAATATCCAGATCCCCGCATTGCTGGTGGGCTACCGTTCGGCACCGCTGAAATCAAAAGAAGCAAAAACATTCAGCCTCATCTCCTCCATCCTTTCGGGTGGCGGCAGCTCCCGCCTGCGCAAAAAAATGGTGGATGAAAAGAAGGAAGCCCTGGAGATCGAAGCCTTCAACCTCTCGCTGGAGAACGGCGGTGGTTATATTGTATTTGCCCTTCCGAATGGCGCAACACCCCTGAATACGCTGCTACAGGATATTGATTCGGAGATCAAAGACCTTCAAACCAATCTGATCAGCGAGAAGGAATACCAGAAACTGATCAACCAGGCCGAAAATGATTTTGTAGGACAGAATACCACCAACCTGGGGGTCGTTAATAACCTGGCCGATGCCTATACCTTCCAGGGAAATACCAATGCGATCAATACAGAGCTGGACGAGATAAAAGCCATTACCCGGGAGGACATCCGCGAAGTAGCCCGGAAATACCTGGGAGAAAATCAACGGCTGATCCTGTATTATCTGCCTAAAAAATAA
- a CDS encoding family 43 glycosylhydrolase: MKKQTRPVLSALLIASLFFYSCSRQHTDAGSTGSDPAAERALSGSVALAALDLMSGNPILPPFTADPDILYANGRYYIYTTASGPTVNEFHAWSSADLLNWMDEGVVFNLNTVSWSHADGWAPCVVARNGQYYFYFTASKKIGVAVGSSPTGPFTDIGAPLATGLGTDPIDPMAFIDTDGQAYLYWGNTTLNIQKLNSDMISLTGTRSNTKPSNYFEAPYVIKRNGTYYMMYSVNDYRNSDYHVEYATSASPMGPWTVKGRITAPSGNILGPGHNAVLTRPGCSSEYYFIYHRRTSSNVDERQVAIDRMFFDAAGNIMPVNITTSGVIGITGAAPCTSPNPVANGTYAIKSKVTTTSGQGLYLDIPACGTGNGDVRTWTRTNCNGQRWALTYQGNGFYKIISQQPAHKSLDLDACKLAVGTNIQVWDQLNNDCQLWRIEDAGGGWYRIVAKASGNVMDLANGDPTPGADIRSWSWNGSDAQLFQFEPAP, encoded by the coding sequence ATGAAAAAACAGACACGCCCCGTCTTGTCAGCCCTGCTGATCGCCTCCCTGTTTTTTTATTCCTGCTCGCGTCAGCATACGGATGCAGGAAGCACCGGTTCCGACCCTGCAGCCGAGCGGGCTTTATCCGGCAGCGTTGCGTTGGCCGCCCTGGACCTGATGAGCGGCAACCCCATATTGCCGCCCTTTACGGCGGACCCGGATATCCTGTATGCCAACGGACGCTATTATATTTATACCACGGCCAGTGGTCCAACGGTGAATGAGTTCCACGCCTGGTCGTCTGCAGACCTGCTCAATTGGATGGATGAAGGAGTGGTCTTTAACCTGAACACCGTCAGCTGGTCGCATGCCGACGGATGGGCGCCCTGCGTGGTGGCCCGGAATGGTCAGTACTATTTTTATTTTACGGCCAGCAAAAAGATCGGCGTAGCAGTGGGATCCAGTCCTACCGGGCCCTTTACGGATATCGGCGCACCGCTGGCCACAGGCCTGGGTACCGATCCCATCGACCCGATGGCCTTTATTGATACCGACGGGCAGGCCTACCTCTACTGGGGAAATACCACGTTGAATATCCAGAAGCTGAACAGCGACATGATATCATTGACCGGTACCCGGAGCAATACCAAACCTTCCAACTATTTTGAAGCGCCCTATGTCATCAAACGCAACGGAACTTATTATATGATGTATTCGGTAAATGATTACCGCAACAGCGATTATCACGTGGAATATGCCACATCTGCCTCACCAATGGGGCCCTGGACGGTTAAAGGACGCATTACAGCACCCAGCGGTAATATCCTGGGGCCTGGTCATAATGCCGTTCTTACGCGGCCCGGCTGCAGCAGTGAATACTATTTTATTTATCACCGCAGAACCAGTTCCAATGTGGATGAGCGCCAGGTGGCGATCGACCGGATGTTCTTTGACGCTGCGGGAAATATCATGCCGGTGAACATTACCACATCGGGCGTTATCGGCATTACAGGCGCGGCTCCCTGCACCAGTCCCAATCCCGTTGCGAATGGCACTTATGCCATCAAATCGAAAGTGACCACTACTTCAGGACAGGGGCTTTACCTGGATATTCCGGCCTGTGGCACGGGGAATGGTGATGTAAGGACCTGGACCCGGACCAACTGCAACGGGCAGCGCTGGGCACTGACCTACCAGGGTAACGGCTTTTATAAGATCATTTCCCAACAACCTGCTCACAAGTCGCTGGATCTAGATGCCTGCAAACTGGCAGTTGGCACCAATATACAGGTATGGGATCAGCTGAATAATGATTGTCAGCTTTGGCGGATCGAGGATGCCGGCGGCGGCTGGTATCGTATTGTAGCGAAAGCCAGCGGTAATGTGATGGACCTGGCCAACGGCGATCCCACGCCGGGTGCGGATATCAGGTCCTGGTCCTGGAACGGCAGCGACGCACAGCTCTTCCAGTTTGAGCCGGCTCCCTGA
- a CDS encoding PmoA family protein, whose protein sequence is MKKSLLALLIFFSLSAAAQSGKGLQLIDRPEQKQVDIVYNGRLLTAYCYTDSIAKPFLYPVNTPGGITVTRGFPVKPLPGEPTDHPHHVGIWMNYESVNGIDFWNNSSAIPASRKDHYGTILHKKILSQSAAKNKATLAVTATWVNHSGEAFLDETTGYSFEVIHNRFYITRTTTLTALDKPVVFKDVKDGFFAIRLAKELEMPSAEAKSFTDNQGQVTKVEASGSGIPTGMYYASNGKKGDSVWSSQGTWAMLKGKKEGAPITIALFDHPSNTGYPTYWHARGYGLFALNPLGRSVFSNGTDSLNLVLQPGQSRKFTYRIVITQEDLSVSDAAQMEAAFKRMHY, encoded by the coding sequence ATGAAAAAAAGCCTTCTTGCCCTGCTCATTTTTTTTAGCCTTTCCGCCGCGGCCCAGTCCGGAAAAGGACTGCAACTGATCGACCGGCCGGAACAGAAACAGGTAGACATTGTATACAACGGCCGGTTGCTCACAGCCTACTGTTATACAGACAGCATCGCCAAGCCTTTCCTCTATCCTGTAAACACACCCGGAGGGATCACCGTAACAAGAGGATTCCCGGTAAAACCGCTGCCCGGTGAGCCTACAGACCATCCGCATCATGTCGGCATCTGGATGAACTATGAATCGGTGAACGGTATTGATTTCTGGAACAATTCTTCTGCCATACCCGCATCCCGGAAAGATCATTATGGCACCATCCTTCACAAAAAAATCCTGAGCCAGAGCGCCGCAAAAAACAAGGCCACACTGGCGGTTACAGCCACCTGGGTCAATCATTCAGGAGAAGCCTTCCTGGATGAAACCACCGGTTATTCTTTTGAGGTCATCCACAACCGGTTCTACATTACCCGTACCACTACCCTTACCGCACTGGATAAGCCGGTAGTGTTTAAAGATGTAAAGGATGGCTTCTTTGCCATCCGGCTTGCCAAAGAACTCGAGATGCCTTCGGCCGAAGCAAAGTCCTTTACCGACAACCAGGGGCAGGTAACAAAAGTGGAAGCTTCCGGATCCGGCATCCCAACGGGGATGTACTATGCCTCCAATGGCAAAAAAGGTGATTCCGTATGGAGCAGCCAGGGTACCTGGGCGATGCTTAAAGGCAAAAAGGAAGGCGCCCCCATCACCATTGCGCTATTTGATCACCCTTCCAACACGGGCTACCCTACCTACTGGCATGCGCGTGGCTATGGCCTCTTCGCCCTCAATCCCCTGGGCCGTTCGGTCTTCAGCAATGGTACAGACTCACTGAACCTGGTATTGCAACCCGGTCAGTCCAGGAAATTCACCTACCGCATTGTCATTACGCAGGAGGATCTGTCGGTCTCCGATGCGGCACAGATGGAAGCAGCATTTAAGCGCATGCATTATTAA
- a CDS encoding TonB-dependent receptor — translation MKQKHSLLFFCSLFITTLLAAQSGKVKGTITTSDGKPAQYITIAIEGTQSRSMSDEDGHYEIRNIRPGTWTLEVSAVETATQRRTVTIATNETYTEDFIINETAQQLDAVFVNAHKGTEHASVSLRLKTPLLETPQNIQVVDQPALIQQQVISMSDGLVRNVSGATRVEHWGDLYANITARGSQIQAFRNGFNVVASYWGPLTEDMSFVDRVEFVKGPAGFMLANGDPSGLYNIVTKKPTGVTKGAVNLTLGSFDLYRGSLDLDGALSKDKKLLYRLNIAAQNKGSHRDFEYNNRYVIAPVLSYQLDDKTKLTLEYNGQFAKMTEVGSYYVFSKFGYGTYPINFTLTNPGLPPTKINDQSGYLTFEHAFNTNWKITAQGAYFNYNQAGMSSWPSMMDSATGHLIRNIGLWDAKSNMVLGQVFLNGEFRTGSVRHRILAGVDAANKKYYADWGQSHDLDSVGALFDPENPDYGVPVNGYPVFDRSKPIEERAIAAGGIQTQRYSSVYVQDELAFFSDRLRLTLAGRYTDVSQIYGTGTDFSTAKHFTPRIGLSYSIDKTLSVYGLYDQAFIPQTGTLTGGGEIKPVTGNNIELGIKKNWFHNRWLTTLSVYRILKQNELTADPDNPNPNQPTSIVLGEKVARGVEFDVRGTILPGFTATANYAFTEGLITEVAPGAASAYTVGEIVPGYAKHTSNAWLSYELQKGALQGLGISGGFTSLIDRHTGWSTQGQQLPDYFKLDGGLFYTRNRYRFTLNVFNILNSYLYTGSYYDLPSVYGDWSSVKPAYYYQTEPPRNVRFSVSYRF, via the coding sequence ATGAAGCAAAAACATTCCCTGTTATTTTTTTGTTCGCTTTTTATTACCACCTTGCTCGCCGCACAATCCGGAAAGGTAAAAGGCACTATTACCACTTCAGACGGTAAGCCGGCACAATATATAACGATAGCCATCGAAGGCACCCAATCCCGTTCAATGAGTGATGAGGACGGGCATTATGAAATAAGAAATATCAGGCCCGGTACCTGGACCCTGGAAGTATCAGCTGTTGAAACTGCCACCCAGCGCAGGACCGTTACCATTGCAACAAATGAAACATACACAGAAGATTTTATCATCAATGAAACCGCCCAGCAACTGGATGCCGTATTTGTTAACGCGCACAAAGGTACCGAACATGCTTCGGTAAGCCTGCGTTTGAAAACGCCGTTGCTGGAAACGCCTCAAAACATACAGGTGGTAGATCAGCCGGCCCTGATTCAGCAGCAGGTGATCAGCATGAGCGACGGACTGGTAAGGAATGTGAGCGGTGCCACACGCGTGGAGCACTGGGGCGATCTTTATGCCAATATCACCGCACGTGGTTCGCAGATACAGGCATTCCGGAACGGCTTTAATGTGGTAGCCTCCTACTGGGGTCCGCTTACGGAAGATATGAGCTTTGTGGACCGGGTCGAATTTGTAAAAGGCCCCGCCGGGTTTATGCTGGCCAACGGCGATCCCAGCGGCCTGTATAATATCGTTACCAAAAAACCAACCGGCGTTACAAAAGGAGCAGTCAACCTCACCCTCGGAAGCTTTGATCTGTACCGGGGCAGCCTGGACCTGGACGGGGCCCTGAGCAAGGACAAAAAATTACTATACCGCCTCAATATCGCTGCACAGAATAAAGGCTCGCACCGCGATTTTGAATACAACAACCGGTATGTCATTGCCCCCGTACTCTCCTACCAGCTGGATGACAAAACCAAACTGACCCTGGAGTATAACGGGCAGTTTGCAAAAATGACGGAGGTCGGCTCCTACTATGTATTCTCAAAGTTTGGATACGGAACCTATCCCATCAACTTCACCCTTACCAACCCCGGCCTGCCGCCAACGAAGATCAACGACCAGAGCGGTTACCTCACCTTCGAACATGCCTTTAATACCAACTGGAAGATCACTGCACAGGGCGCCTATTTCAACTACAACCAGGCGGGGATGAGTTCCTGGCCCTCCATGATGGACTCCGCTACGGGTCACCTGATCCGCAACATCGGCCTCTGGGATGCCAAAAGCAATATGGTCCTCGGCCAGGTATTCCTGAACGGGGAATTCCGCACCGGTTCTGTCCGCCACCGGATCCTTGCAGGCGTGGATGCCGCCAATAAAAAGTATTATGCAGACTGGGGGCAGTCGCACGACCTGGATTCTGTGGGCGCCCTGTTTGACCCCGAAAATCCCGACTATGGCGTTCCGGTAAACGGGTACCCGGTCTTCGACCGCAGCAAACCCATCGAAGAACGGGCCATCGCTGCCGGAGGCATCCAGACACAGCGCTATTCCAGCGTTTATGTGCAGGATGAGCTGGCTTTTTTCAGCGACCGCTTAAGGCTCACGCTTGCCGGCCGTTATACGGATGTAAGCCAGATCTATGGCACCGGTACCGACTTCTCAACGGCCAAACATTTCACCCCCAGGATTGGCCTGAGCTATTCGATCGATAAAACCCTCTCCGTATATGGTTTATACGATCAGGCCTTTATTCCCCAGACCGGAACACTTACCGGCGGAGGGGAAATAAAACCGGTTACCGGTAACAATATCGAACTCGGCATCAAGAAGAACTGGTTCCATAACCGCTGGCTGACCACGCTGTCCGTATACCGCATACTAAAACAAAACGAGCTTACTGCGGACCCGGATAACCCCAATCCCAACCAGCCCACCAGCATTGTGCTGGGAGAAAAAGTGGCCAGGGGTGTCGAATTTGATGTAAGGGGCACGATCCTTCCCGGCTTTACGGCCACCGCCAACTACGCCTTTACCGAAGGCCTGATCACGGAGGTAGCACCCGGCGCCGCGAGCGCGTATACCGTAGGCGAGATCGTTCCCGGTTATGCAAAACACACTTCCAATGCCTGGCTTTCTTATGAATTACAGAAAGGAGCATTACAGGGATTAGGGATATCAGGAGGGTTTACCTCGCTTATCGACCGGCACACCGGGTGGTCTACCCAGGGGCAACAGCTGCCGGACTATTTTAAACTGGATGGGGGATTGTTTTACACCCGGAACCGGTACCGTTTTACACTCAATGTATTTAATATTCTTAACAGTTACCTGTACACCGGTTCCTATTATGATCTGCCTTCCGTTTATGGCGACTGGAGCTCGGTAAAACCCGCCTATTATTACCAGACCGAACCGCCCCGCAATGTCCGGTTCAGTGTCAGCTACCGCTTTTAG